From Variovorax sp. J2L1-78, the proteins below share one genomic window:
- a CDS encoding ABC transporter permease yields MLKLEPRPQLSRFWSYGSPILALVITVVIGVALFALLGKDPVKGLLVFFWEPIKSGYALGELMVKATPLLIIALGLAVCFRSNVWNIGAEGQFVMGAIAAGGVALLADKGTGPWIVLPILMAGILGGMVWAGIVAFLRDTFNANEILVSLMLVYVATLLLGYMVYGPWKDPMGYNFPQTKTFDAVTQIPRLIKGSRVSIGLIVALVGAGALWIFLFRTRAGFAQQVGGLAPAAARYAGFSSRRAVWIALLTSGGAAGLAGALEAAGPIGQLTPYVPAGYGFAAIIVAFVGRLHPVGMIFSAVLMSMFYIGGELAQSRLGLPKSLTGVFQGLLLFSLLACDTLIAYRIRRKTAVKAVPAVASTSSLQASTPLTAPVARTTEGTV; encoded by the coding sequence ATGCTTAAGCTCGAACCCCGCCCGCAGCTGTCGCGCTTCTGGAGCTACGGTTCGCCGATCCTGGCGCTGGTCATCACGGTGGTGATCGGCGTGGCGCTCTTCGCGCTGCTCGGCAAGGACCCGGTCAAGGGCCTGCTCGTCTTCTTCTGGGAGCCGATCAAGAGCGGCTATGCACTCGGCGAGCTGATGGTCAAGGCCACGCCGCTGCTCATCATCGCGCTGGGCCTAGCGGTGTGCTTCCGCTCCAACGTGTGGAACATCGGCGCCGAAGGGCAGTTCGTGATGGGCGCCATCGCGGCGGGCGGCGTGGCGCTGCTGGCCGACAAGGGCACCGGCCCGTGGATCGTGCTGCCGATCCTGATGGCCGGCATCCTGGGCGGCATGGTGTGGGCGGGCATCGTCGCCTTCCTGCGCGACACCTTCAACGCCAACGAGATTCTCGTGAGCCTGATGCTGGTGTACGTCGCGACGCTGCTGCTGGGCTACATGGTCTACGGGCCATGGAAGGACCCGATGGGCTACAACTTCCCGCAGACCAAGACCTTCGACGCGGTCACGCAGATCCCGCGGCTCATCAAGGGTTCGCGCGTGAGCATCGGGCTGATCGTCGCGCTGGTCGGCGCGGGCGCGCTGTGGATCTTCCTGTTCCGCACGCGGGCGGGCTTCGCGCAGCAGGTCGGCGGCCTCGCGCCGGCCGCCGCTCGCTACGCCGGCTTCTCGTCGCGCCGGGCGGTGTGGATCGCGCTGCTGACCTCGGGCGGTGCGGCGGGCCTGGCGGGCGCGCTCGAAGCCGCCGGCCCCATCGGCCAGCTCACGCCCTACGTGCCGGCCGGCTACGGCTTCGCGGCCATCATCGTGGCCTTCGTCGGGCGGCTGCATCCGGTGGGCATGATCTTCTCGGCCGTCCTGATGAGCATGTTCTACATCGGCGGCGAACTGGCGCAGTCGCGCCTGGGCCTGCCCAAGTCGCTCACCGGCGTGTTCCAGGGGCTGCTGCTGTTCTCGCTGCTGGCCTGCGACACGCTGATTGCCTACCGCATCCGCCGCAAGACCGCGGTCAAGGCCGTGCCCGCCGTGGCGAGCACGTCGTCGCTGCAGGCCAGCACGCCGTTGACCGCACCGGTCGCCAGAACCACCGAGGGGACTGTCTGA
- a CDS encoding ABC transporter ATP-binding protein yields MTTPRLQLAHITKRYPAVVANSDVSLIVQPGETHAVLGENGAGKSTLMKIIYGSVKPDEGSVTFNGQAVNVRNPQEARALGISMVFQHFSLFDTLTVAENVWLGLDKHLALAEVTRRITAKASEYGLDIDPSRPVHTLSVGEMQRVEIIRALLTDPKLLILDEPTSVLTPQAVTKLFVVLKKLASEGCSILYISHKLHEIRELCTACTVLRGGKVTGVCNPQNETNESLSRLMIGAEPPPLQHRELKAGAVALRVKSLSLAREDQFGVDLEGVSLDVRAGEVVGIAGVSGNGQKELLYALSGEDTRAEPAMIEVFGQAAARFRPRKRRALGVHFVPEERLGRGAVPTLGLAHNMLLTRSNAVGAGGWIRTGQLARHASEIIRRFNVKAGGPQSAARSLSGGNLQKFIVGREIDANPKLFIVSQPTWGVDVGAAALIRNEILALRDAGCAVLVVSEELDELFEISDRLYVIAKGRLSPSVDRAAATVPQIGEWMSGLWDAPRTTAQEMAHA; encoded by the coding sequence ATGACAACCCCACGACTCCAACTCGCGCACATCACAAAGCGCTACCCGGCGGTGGTGGCGAACAGCGACGTGTCGCTGATCGTCCAGCCGGGCGAAACGCATGCCGTCCTTGGCGAGAACGGCGCCGGCAAGTCGACGCTGATGAAGATCATCTACGGCTCGGTCAAGCCCGACGAGGGCAGCGTGACGTTCAACGGCCAGGCGGTGAACGTGCGCAACCCGCAGGAGGCACGCGCGCTGGGCATCAGCATGGTGTTCCAGCACTTCAGCCTGTTCGACACGTTGACCGTGGCCGAGAACGTCTGGCTCGGGCTCGACAAGCACCTGGCGCTGGCCGAGGTCACGCGGCGCATCACGGCCAAGGCGAGCGAGTACGGGCTCGACATCGATCCCTCGCGTCCGGTGCACACGCTGTCGGTCGGCGAGATGCAGCGCGTGGAGATCATCCGCGCGCTGCTCACCGACCCCAAGTTGCTGATCCTCGACGAGCCGACCTCGGTGCTCACGCCACAGGCCGTCACCAAGCTCTTCGTGGTGCTGAAGAAGCTGGCGTCCGAGGGCTGCAGCATCCTCTACATCAGCCACAAGCTGCACGAGATCCGCGAGCTGTGCACCGCCTGCACGGTGCTGCGCGGTGGCAAGGTCACGGGCGTGTGCAACCCGCAGAACGAAACGAACGAATCGCTGTCGCGCCTGATGATCGGCGCCGAGCCGCCGCCGTTGCAGCACCGCGAACTGAAAGCGGGCGCCGTGGCGCTGCGGGTCAAGAGCCTCTCGCTGGCGCGCGAGGACCAGTTCGGCGTCGACCTTGAAGGCGTGTCGCTCGACGTGCGCGCCGGCGAGGTCGTCGGCATCGCGGGGGTCTCGGGCAACGGCCAGAAGGAACTGCTCTATGCGCTCTCGGGCGAAGACACGCGTGCCGAGCCCGCCATGATCGAGGTCTTCGGCCAGGCGGCGGCGCGCTTCCGCCCGCGCAAGCGCCGTGCACTGGGCGTGCACTTCGTGCCGGAAGAGCGGCTGGGCCGCGGCGCGGTGCCGACGCTCGGGCTCGCGCACAACATGCTGCTCACGCGCAGCAATGCGGTCGGTGCCGGTGGATGGATCCGCACGGGGCAGCTCGCCAGGCATGCGAGCGAGATCATCCGCCGCTTCAACGTGAAGGCCGGCGGGCCGCAGTCGGCGGCGCGCTCGCTGTCGGGCGGCAACCTGCAGAAGTTCATCGTCGGCCGCGAGATCGATGCCAACCCCAAGCTCTTCATCGTGTCGCAGCCGACCTGGGGCGTGGACGTGGGCGCCGCGGCGCTCATCCGCAACGAGATCCTGGCGCTGCGCGACGCGGGCTGCGCGGTGCTGGTGGTGAGCGAGGAGCTCGACGAGCTGTTCGAGATCAGCGACCGTCTCTACGTGATCGCCAAGGGGCGGCTGTCGCCCTCGGTCGACCGGGCTGCGGCGACCGTGCCGCAGATCGGCGAATGGATGAGCGGGCTGTGGGATGCACCGCGCACCACCGCCCAGGAGATGGCCCATGCTTAA